A genomic segment from Stegostoma tigrinum isolate sSteTig4 chromosome 1, sSteTig4.hap1, whole genome shotgun sequence encodes:
- the drd5a gene encoding D(1) dopamine receptor, protein MRNGSLWKEPGGDRVLAGRVLTGALLSALILFTLLGNALVCAAVLRYHHLRAKVTNLFIVSLALSDLLLAVLVMPWKAAAEVASGWPFGPFCKVWLAFDIMCSTASILNLCVISVDRYWAIASPFRYERRMSRRLALLVVALTWALAVLVSFVPVQLDWHTAPAPRSSSAGPRPPPRGQRPPANCDSSLNRAYAISSSLISFYIPVAIMLVTYGRIYRIARVQIRRIAALERAAQHARSCRLDCQEQHRSLHSTFYKETKVLKTLSVIMGVFVCCWLPFFVLNCLVPFCDRRSPSPPCVSETTFDVFVWFGWANSALNPVVYAFNAEFRQAFAGLLGCTRVCCPPTAGRVLSANVSNELVSYHQETALQREVAGACADMIPNAVQRPPAAFDSVSQISVAAVEDDEDEEEDEPATDSAAELGLTLCKIAAFTPNGVH, encoded by the coding sequence ATGAGAAACGGGAGCCTGTGGAAGGAACCGGGAGGAGACAGGGTGCTGGCCGGCCGTGTTTTGACCGGCGCCTTGCTGTCCGCCCTCATCCTCTTCACGCTCCTGGGCAACGCGCTGGTGTGCGCGGCCGTGCTGCGCTACCATCACCTCCGCGCCAAAGTCACCAACTTGTTCATCGTGTCGCTGGCCCTCTCCGACCTGCTGCTCGCCGTGCTGGTCATGCCGTGGAAAGCGGCGGCCGAGGTGGCGTCCGGCTGGCCGTTCGGCCCCTTCTGCAAGGTCTGGCTGGCGTTCGACATCATGTGCTCGACCGCGTCCATCCTCAACCTGTGCGTCATCAGCGTGGACCGCTACTGGGCGATCGCCAGCCCGTTCCGGTACGAGCGCCGCATGAGTCGCCGCCTAGCGCTGCTGGTGGTCGCACTGACCTGGGCACTCGCCGTGCTCGTTTCCTTCGTGCCCGTGCAGCTGGACTGGCACAcggccccggccccccgcagcaGCAGCGCCGGCCCGAGACCGCCCCCCCGCGGGCAGCGCCCGCCCGCCAACTGTGACTCCAGCCTGAACCGGGCGTACGCCATCTCGTCGTCGCTCATCAGCTTCTACATCCCGGTGGCCATCATGCTGGTCACCTACGGACGCATCTACCGGATCGCCCGCGTCCAGATCCGCCGCATCGCGGCCCTCGAGAGGGCGGCTCAGCACGCCCGCAGCTGCCGCCTCGACTGCCAGGAGCAGCACCGCTCGCTGCACAGCACCTTCTACAAGGAGACCAAGGTGCTCAAGACCCTATCGGTCATCATGGGCGTCTTCGTCTGCTGCTGGCTGCCCTTCTTCGTCCTCAACTGCCTGGTGCCGTTCTGCGACCGCCGCTCGCCCTCCCCGCCGTGCGTCAGCGAGACCACCTTCGACGTCTTCGTCTGGTTCGGCTGGGCCAACTCGGCCCTCAACCCGGTGGTGTACGCCTTCAACGCCGAGTTCCGCCAGGCCTTCGCGGGCCTGCTGGGCTGCACGCGCGTGTGCTGCCCGCCAACCGCCGGCCGCGTGCTCAGCGCCAACGTCAGCAACGAGCTGGTCTCCTACCACCAGGAGACGGCGCTGCAGCGCGAGGTCGCCGGCGCCTGCGCCGACATGATCCCCAACGCGGTGCAGCGGCCGCCCGCTGCCTTCGACAGCGTGTCGCAGATCTCCGTCGCCGCGGTGGAGGATGACGAGGACGAAGAGGAGGACGAGCCGGCCACCGACTCAGCAGCCGAGCTGGGCCTGACCTTGTGCAAAATAGCAGCCTTCACTCCGAACGGAGTGCACTGA